The Flavipsychrobacter sp. genome contains the following window.
TTTTATGTATGTGGTTAATTACCCGATAGCATTTTTCAGATCTTCTATCAAGTCGTCTATATCTTCAATACCTACACTAAGTCTAATTAAAGAATCGGTAAGACCATTTTTGATGCGCTCTTCTCTTGGAATAGCCGCATGTGTCATAGTTGGTGGGTGACCGATTAATGACTCGACACCACCAAGCGATTCCGCTAGTGTAAATAGTTTTGTCTTCTTCAATATTTCAGTAGCTGCTTCAATAGTATCTTCTTTCAAAGTGAAAGAGATCATACCACCAAAGTCGCGCATTTGTTTTTTCGCTGTTGCATGACCAGGATGGTTTTCAAAACCATGCCATAATACTTTGTCGATCTTTGGTTGTGTTAATAACCACTCTGCAATGGCTTTACCATTTTCACAATGGCGCTGCATGCGAATGTGTAGTGTTTTAATGCCACGAAGTACCAACCAGCTATCGTGAGGGCCAGGTACAGCTCCACAACTGTTTTGTATAAATGCCAAACGCTCTTGAAGGCTATCATCATTTACGATCAATGCGCCTAAAACCACATCAGAGTGACCGCCCAAATATTTAGTGGCAGAGTGCAAAACGATGTCAGCACCATGGTCTATCGGGTTTTGTAAATATGGAGACGCGAATGTGTTATCTACAAGTAGAATAAGGTTGTGCTCCTTAGCTATTTTAGAGCAGGCAGCTATATCCACAATGTTTAGCATTGGGTTGGTTGGTGTTTCCGCCCATATCATTTTAGTATTGTCATTGATATACCCACGAATGTTTTCCGGGTCGTTCATATCAATGAAGTGGAACTTGATACCGTAGTTGACAAATACCTTTGTCATGATACGATAAGAACCACCGTATAGATCGTTAGCTACAATCACCTCATCGCCGGGAGATAGTAGTTTGATGGCAGCATCGGCAGCAGCCATACCACTACCAAAGCATAGGCCATGTTTTCCATTCTCGCAGGCGGCAAGTGCCTTCTCTAGAGCATGACGAGTAGGGTTTTGTGTACGAGAATACTCATATCCTTTATGGTCGCCAGGTGCAGCCTGCACGTAGGTAGATGTTTGGTAAATAGGTGTCATGATAGCCCCGGTAGTTGGGTCTGGTTCTACACCTGCATGTATTAGCTTAGTAGCTATTTTGTAATTTTTGTTATCCATTTTAAATATCTTTTGCCGTGTGCAAAGGTATTATTTGTAATAGATTTACAAACCGATAGTAGGTGATATATTTGTATTGTATGTATAAGTGCATAATGGCAAGTAGAATAACTAACTTTGAGTATGGAGAATTCGCACGTTAGGCAGGATGGTAATTTAAGTCCGCAGGATCGTGAATATGAGAATAGTATACGCCCCCAGTCTATAGATGACTTTTCGGGGCAGCCTAAGCTTGTAGAGAACATCCGCATTTTTATAAAAGCGGCCAACCTGCGTGGCGAAGCGTTGGACCATATGTTGTTTCATGGCCCTCCGGGTTTGGGCAAAACAACGCTATCAAGAATTGTGGCCAATGAGCTAGGGGTAAACATAAAAGAAACAAGTGGCCCTGTAATAGAAAAGCCCGCTGACCTAGCAGGGCTACTCACTAGCCTTGAAGATAGGGATGTACTTTTTATAGACGAGATACATAGGCTAAGCACTGTAGTAGAAGAGTATCTATATGCGGCTATGGAGGATTTTAAGATAGACATCATGATAGACACAGGTCCTGCTGCCCGTTCTATAGAGATCAATTTGAATCCTTTTACGCTGGTAGGCGCTACCACGCGTTCCGGTTTGTTGACCTCACCATTATTAAGCCGTTTTGGTATCAAGTCGCGTTTAGAATATTATAATGCTGAGGTACTACAACGTATTGTGATGCGCTCTGCCAATTTGCTGAATGTGAAGATAACCTCCGATGCAGCAATGGCTATTGCTAGTAGGAGTAGAGGCACACCACGTATCTCTAATTCTTTGTTGCGCCGTATGCGCGATTTTGCACAAGTATTGGGCAATGGCGTAATTGATCTTGGTATTGTGGATCATGGCTTGAAAGCCCTGAATGTAGATGAGAACGGACTGGATGATATGGATAATAAGATACTTTCTACGCTGATCGAAAAGTTTAAAGGTGGGCCAGCAGGTATCAATAATATTGCAGCGGCTGTGGGTGAAGAGTCTGGTACTTTGGAAGAGGTCTATGAGCCATTCTTAATACAGGAAGGCTATTTGATACGCACACCAAGAGGTAGAGAAGCAACAGAAAAAGCTTATAAACATTTAGGACGTACAGGATTTAGAGGTGCAGATAATTCTTTGTTTTAAAAAGCGGTGTCTAAAAGCTTTTTTACAAACATCTCCCAACTGTATTTTTTCTTTTCTTCTATCAGGTTTTGTTCCATGTTAGGGATGCCTTCAGTATAGAATTTTAGAATAGCATCTGCTATAGCGGTAGGGTCTATTGCTGTAACAAAACCAACTTTACCATCTGGTACTATTTCGGGTAGTCCGCCTACATTGGTGACCACCATTGGTTTCTCAAAATGGTAGGCAATTTGTGTGATGCCACTTTGTGTAGCTGTACGATAGGGTTGTACTACCAAGTCTGCTGCACTGAAATAATAACGTACATCACTATTGGGAATAAATTCCGTAAGCATATGTACATTACTCAGCTGATGCTTATCGATAATGTCTGTATATAGTTCTTTATCGCTATAGTATTCTCCTGCTACTATCAGTTCAATTCTTGCAGTCTTGATACGCTCATCATTCATGGCTTCAAGCAAAATATCCAAGCCTTTATACTTTCTTATAAATCCGAAGAAAAGAATGTATTTCTTGTCGGCATTGAGGTTTATTTTTTTGCAGGCTTCTTCTTTTGCAACAGGGTGACCAAAGTTGTCGTAAGTGGGGTGTGGGTGAAACTGCTTAGGTTTATCTCTGGCTATTTCGTTCAAGTCTTTCAATACTTGCTCACTCATAGTAATGAATGACTGTACGGGCTTGATAAAGTAGTTGGTGAATTGTTTATCGCCGGGTCTTTTTTCGTGAGGGTTGATGTTGTCGGCGATGCATAATATCCTAGTATGGTTGTTTTTTCTTACTCTACGAAGTATAGTGCCTAGGCAAGGTCCCATAAAAGGCAACCAGTAGCGCACAATAATAAGGTCATACCTTTCTTTCTTTAGCCTGTTGCCAACGCTTATCCAGTTAAAAGGATTTACAGAGTTGATAATAGAATGTATAGTGAGTTTTTCAGGAGCTGGCTCATCGGTATACTGTGTAGTGCCAGGAAAAAGAAAAGAAGGATACTGTAAGGAGAAAGAGTAGTTCACTGCCTCGTGCCCTTGGTTGATCAGTTCCAAAGCAAGTCTCTCGTCATATGTTGCCAAGCCTCCACGCAAGGGGTGTGCCGGACCAATGATGGCTACTCTCATTTAAATAATGCTTTAAAATCTACTTGTGCTTTTTGGTAGTCTTCAGGTATGCCTATGTCAATAAAATAAGCATCGCTGGCATAGCAAAATAAGGTTTTGTCTACAACAAACGTTTCCAGATAATCTTTCTCAAAAGAATATTTAGTAGGTAACTGTTTTGTAGCAATGTAGTTTTTGTTGATGATGTAAACACCTCCATTTATGTAACCTTCCGTTTGCTTTTTCTTTTCTTCGAAAGAAGAGATACAGCCCTTATCATCAAAATTTACTACACCATATCTGTCGAAGTCATACATCTTTTTCAACGCAAGTGATGTTCCCGCGTTGTTAGCAATATGCACCTTCAACATATCTTGTAGAGGTACTTGAAACATGGTATCACCATTCAGCACCACAACATTTTCCTCCGTAGCTTTACTTAGGGCATAGCTAATGCCTCCGC
Protein-coding sequences here:
- a CDS encoding glycosyltransferase — translated: MRVAIIGPAHPLRGGLATYDERLALELINQGHEAVNYSFSLQYPSFLFPGTTQYTDEPAPEKLTIHSIINSVNPFNWISVGNRLKKERYDLIIVRYWLPFMGPCLGTILRRVRKNNHTRILCIADNINPHEKRPGDKQFTNYFIKPVQSFITMSEQVLKDLNEIARDKPKQFHPHPTYDNFGHPVAKEEACKKINLNADKKYILFFGFIRKYKGLDILLEAMNDERIKTARIELIVAGEYYSDKELYTDIIDKHQLSNVHMLTEFIPNSDVRYYFSAADLVVQPYRTATQSGITQIAYHFEKPMVVTNVGGLPEIVPDGKVGFVTAIDPTAIADAILKFYTEGIPNMEQNLIEEKKKYSWEMFVKKLLDTAF
- a CDS encoding nucleotidyltransferase family protein; translation: MECIILAGGLGTRLQSVIGAYPKCMAEVNGQPFLYYLLQYLKQQNCTKVILSLGFKSEVVLDWIKDKELPFSIDYVIEEEPLGTGGGISYALSKATEENVVVLNGDTMFQVPLQDMLKVHIANNAGTSLALKKMYDFDRYGVVNFDDKGCISSFEEKKKQTEGYINGGVYIINKNYIATKQLPTKYSFEKDYLETFVVDKTLFCYASDAYFIDIGIPEDYQKAQVDFKALFK
- the ruvB gene encoding Holliday junction branch migration DNA helicase RuvB, which encodes MENSHVRQDGNLSPQDREYENSIRPQSIDDFSGQPKLVENIRIFIKAANLRGEALDHMLFHGPPGLGKTTLSRIVANELGVNIKETSGPVIEKPADLAGLLTSLEDRDVLFIDEIHRLSTVVEEYLYAAMEDFKIDIMIDTGPAARSIEINLNPFTLVGATTRSGLLTSPLLSRFGIKSRLEYYNAEVLQRIVMRSANLLNVKITSDAAMAIASRSRGTPRISNSLLRRMRDFAQVLGNGVIDLGIVDHGLKALNVDENGLDDMDNKILSTLIEKFKGGPAGINNIAAAVGEESGTLEEVYEPFLIQEGYLIRTPRGREATEKAYKHLGRTGFRGADNSLF
- a CDS encoding cystathionine gamma-synthase codes for the protein MDNKNYKIATKLIHAGVEPDPTTGAIMTPIYQTSTYVQAAPGDHKGYEYSRTQNPTRHALEKALAACENGKHGLCFGSGMAAADAAIKLLSPGDEVIVANDLYGGSYRIMTKVFVNYGIKFHFIDMNDPENIRGYINDNTKMIWAETPTNPMLNIVDIAACSKIAKEHNLILLVDNTFASPYLQNPIDHGADIVLHSATKYLGGHSDVVLGALIVNDDSLQERLAFIQNSCGAVPGPHDSWLVLRGIKTLHIRMQRHCENGKAIAEWLLTQPKIDKVLWHGFENHPGHATAKKQMRDFGGMISFTLKEDTIEAATEILKKTKLFTLAESLGGVESLIGHPPTMTHAAIPREERIKNGLTDSLIRLSVGIEDIDDLIEDLKNAIG